In a genomic window of Paracoccaceae bacterium:
- the tssG gene encoding type VI secretion system baseplate subunit TssG: protein MNDDLPDLPIGTSFFQALRQLEDGKAVYGRTRDRADEPARLAQALRTGFAKGDIDNLRPARGKRPAVLTVNAFGLFGPEGPMPLHLSWWMQRRQSDRWYDEETGDIVADTGFLDFCNMLQHRMIGLFYRAWADTRAEVDADRGGTGVVGSMGRAISGLGLPEGRTGDPHIDAMCLTQATSMAQEQTWPGKLASGLQHLFGVPVTVREFVGNWMDLPPRLQSRLAHPVGGRLGVDTVAGARIYMRQNRIEVTLGPMKLSEYRQFLPGSVRFDRLRRALSRLIGGGPDADVRLVLAGEDVPPARLGQVGLGRDAWLGRIDAAPADDLCLRAVRTTFREAGP, encoded by the coding sequence ATGAACGACGATCTTCCAGACCTGCCCATTGGCACCAGCTTTTTTCAGGCGCTGCGGCAACTCGAAGACGGCAAGGCCGTTTACGGGCGCACGCGGGATAGGGCCGACGAGCCCGCCCGCCTGGCCCAGGCCCTGCGGACAGGTTTTGCCAAGGGCGACATAGACAATCTGCGACCCGCGCGCGGGAAGAGGCCCGCGGTGTTGACGGTGAACGCCTTTGGTCTCTTTGGGCCCGAAGGTCCAATGCCGCTGCACCTGAGTTGGTGGATGCAACGTCGTCAATCCGACCGCTGGTATGACGAGGAAACAGGCGACATTGTAGCTGATACCGGCTTTCTCGATTTCTGCAACATGCTGCAGCATCGTATGATCGGCTTATTCTACCGCGCCTGGGCCGACACCCGCGCAGAGGTGGACGCCGACCGGGGTGGCACCGGCGTAGTCGGTAGCATGGGGCGTGCGATTTCCGGCCTCGGCCTGCCGGAGGGACGGACTGGAGATCCGCACATTGATGCCATGTGCCTGACGCAAGCCACCTCGATGGCGCAGGAACAGACCTGGCCCGGCAAACTAGCCTCAGGATTGCAGCATCTCTTTGGTGTGCCCGTGACCGTGCGCGAATTTGTGGGAAATTGGATGGACCTGCCGCCCCGCCTGCAATCGCGGCTCGCGCACCCGGTCGGCGGGCGGCTTGGGGTCGATACCGTGGCCGGCGCGCGCATCTACATGCGTCAAAACAGGATTGAAGTGACCCTTGGGCCCATGAAGCTCAGCGAATATCGACAGTTCTTGCCCGGATCGGTGCGGTTTGATCGTCTCAGACGCGCCCTCTCACGGCTCATAGGAGGCGGTCCCGATGCAGATGTGCGCCTGGTGCTTGCGGGGGAAGACGTGCCACCCGCGCGGCTTGGCCAGGTTGGACTAGGACGCGACGCCTGGCTGGGGCGCATAGACGCGGCACCGGCAGATGATCTGTGCCTGCGCGCCGTGCGCACCACATTCCGCGAGGCTGGCCCATGA
- the tssF gene encoding type VI secretion system baseplate subunit TssF: MDRLFLEYYNDDLTYLRHLAADFADMNGQIARHLSLKETPCPDPYVERLLEGVAFLAARTRLKIDTEQARLSRDILEMLYPDLAAPTPSVGRIVMEPGDQVMGMFDGYHVSRGTRLITDPQDDIQTRATYTTAQDVHLWPIQVRATDYLANRSTLEAAGLTDAEIGTAEAALRIEIAPAGADPLAALSLDALTFTFEGAPMAGALFDAVHGHGSGALARPRNGPITRLDKAGMQGIDDCDSLFPRTRAGFEGYRLLREYFVLPERFHNMTLDGLGPAIRGATAEGQTLEIFIPLARPVPQIAAVKPRNMLLFSTPIVNLFERECSTVDVDTRGNGKVVFADKARPRDYEIYALVSVKDLERDDGDETHISNAASVGALAADGPVYAIERQPRRPGPGEKAQGKYRSTYNGDEVRISLSQRRMGEARRRVRRLDIRALCSNRDLPILEPRPNLTSQSGLPVGKIRLLSALKRPIPALKSGLLRNAASETVLEDISWRLVAHLSLNFLSLAEEGEGSVPLRGLLQIYADRGDSTLRDHARALIAVQSAETPERLPLDGPICFGTVTDVTCDFDDQVFVGQSRFLLGALLGQVFSRYAGLNAFVRCTTTLARSGESVAWPMRPGVRRTI; this comes from the coding sequence ATGGATCGCCTGTTTCTCGAATACTACAACGATGATCTGACCTATTTGCGGCACCTCGCCGCCGATTTTGCCGACATGAACGGACAGATCGCCCGGCACCTGTCGCTCAAGGAAACCCCCTGTCCCGACCCTTATGTCGAGCGTCTGCTTGAGGGTGTGGCTTTTCTCGCCGCGCGAACGCGGCTGAAGATCGACACCGAACAGGCGCGGTTGAGCCGCGATATTCTCGAGATGCTCTATCCCGACCTCGCGGCGCCGACGCCGTCGGTGGGGCGCATCGTCATGGAACCAGGCGACCAGGTGATGGGCATGTTCGACGGCTACCACGTCTCCCGCGGGACGCGTCTGATCACCGACCCTCAGGACGACATCCAGACGCGGGCCACGTATACAACCGCGCAGGACGTCCACCTTTGGCCCATCCAGGTCCGGGCCACCGACTACCTCGCCAACCGAAGCACCCTGGAAGCGGCCGGGCTGACCGACGCCGAGATTGGCACCGCCGAGGCAGCGCTCAGGATCGAAATTGCGCCGGCGGGCGCAGATCCGCTCGCCGCGCTGAGCCTTGATGCCCTGACCTTCACATTCGAGGGTGCACCGATGGCTGGTGCGCTCTTTGACGCGGTCCATGGGCACGGCAGCGGGGCCTTGGCCCGGCCCCGGAACGGTCCGATCACGCGGCTGGACAAAGCGGGAATGCAGGGGATCGACGATTGCGACAGCCTGTTTCCCCGCACCCGCGCGGGCTTTGAAGGGTACCGGCTGCTGCGCGAATACTTCGTGCTGCCCGAGCGATTTCACAACATGACGCTTGACGGCCTCGGCCCCGCGATACGCGGTGCAACCGCCGAAGGTCAGACGCTTGAAATCTTCATTCCTCTCGCCCGCCCGGTTCCCCAGATTGCAGCAGTCAAGCCGCGCAACATGCTCCTGTTCTCCACGCCAATCGTCAATCTCTTCGAGCGTGAGTGCAGCACGGTGGATGTGGACACCCGCGGCAACGGAAAGGTGGTTTTTGCCGACAAGGCCCGCCCGCGCGATTACGAAATCTATGCCCTTGTGTCGGTCAAGGACCTCGAACGCGACGATGGCGACGAGACCCATATCTCCAACGCAGCCTCTGTCGGGGCCCTGGCCGCCGATGGCCCGGTCTACGCGATCGAGCGCCAGCCCCGCAGACCGGGTCCCGGCGAGAAGGCGCAGGGCAAATACAGATCCACCTACAACGGCGACGAGGTGCGCATCAGCCTGTCGCAACGGCGCATGGGCGAGGCACGGCGGCGCGTGCGCCGATTGGATATTCGGGCGCTGTGCAGCAATCGCGATCTGCCCATTCTCGAGCCTCGGCCCAATCTCACCTCGCAAAGCGGCCTTCCCGTGGGCAAGATCCGGCTGCTCTCCGCCCTTAAACGCCCCATACCCGCCCTGAAATCAGGTCTTCTTCGCAACGCGGCCAGCGAAACTGTCCTAGAAGACATCTCCTGGCGCCTGGTGGCACATCTGTCTTTGAACTTTCTCTCTCTGGCCGAGGAAGGCGAAGGCTCAGTGCCCCTCCGGGGGCTGCTGCAAATTTATGCGGATCGGGGGGACTCAACCCTGCGCGATCACGCCCGCGCTCTGATTGCCGTGCAGTCCGCTGAAACGCCCGAGCGCTTGCCGCTGGACGGGCCTATCTGTTTCGGCACCGTAACCGACGTGACCTGCGACTTCGACGATCAGGTCTTTGTGGGCCAGTCCCGGTTCCTGCTCGGCGCGTTGCTGGGCCAGGTTTTCTCTCGCTACGCCGGGCTTAATGCTTTTGTGCGCTGCACCACAACTCTCGCCCGCTCCGGCGAAAGCGTGGCATGGCCAATGCGTCCAGGAGTGCGCCGCACGATATGA
- a CDS encoding GPW/gp25 family protein has translation MPDPQSSDTGLEATEAAAQPTLWDRLKNDLPGLGLEVRNLQAELETEIGQNKLKRLLSGSAPFSETAVLSKDQQRHLKALGEAERKMRVLERTGIVVSVRNVVEAVRRDIEALMNTARYDCKLALTEEEMRNRPDLVRDLSDFPEVQTSVVNYGIVPLVGRHRRSLDLNQMEKELRDALLTFEPRLAPDKLRVEVRRPRRTATRSGVEVLISGEVRLSPAPEHLSLIAEIDFNTAKTSARMDDA, from the coding sequence ATGCCTGACCCGCAAAGCTCTGACACGGGGCTCGAAGCGACCGAAGCGGCGGCGCAGCCGACGCTTTGGGATCGTCTCAAGAATGATCTGCCCGGACTTGGCCTTGAGGTCCGCAACCTGCAGGCTGAGCTCGAAACCGAAATTGGGCAAAACAAGCTCAAACGCCTGTTGTCAGGCTCTGCGCCTTTCTCGGAAACGGCCGTCCTGTCCAAGGACCAGCAACGCCATCTCAAGGCACTCGGCGAGGCGGAACGCAAAATGCGGGTTCTGGAACGCACCGGGATCGTGGTATCCGTGCGAAATGTCGTCGAAGCGGTCCGGCGCGATATCGAGGCGCTGATGAACACGGCCCGCTATGACTGCAAACTGGCACTCACAGAAGAGGAAATGCGCAATCGCCCGGACCTTGTGCGCGACCTCTCGGACTTTCCCGAAGTCCAGACGAGTGTGGTGAACTACGGCATCGTGCCGCTGGTCGGGCGGCACCGCCGGTCGCTGGACCTGAACCAGATGGAAAAGGAACTGCGCGACGCGCTCTTAACGTTCGAGCCACGCCTCGCGCCGGACAAGTTGCGGGTTGAAGTGCGCCGCCCCAGACGGACCGCAACGCGCTCAGGGGTCGAGGTTTTAATCAGTGGCGAAGTGCGCCTATCCCCCGCGCCCGAGCATCTGAGCCTGATTGCGGAGATCGATTTCAACACAGCCAAGACCTCGGCGCGTATGGATGACGCCTGA
- a CDS encoding type VI secretion system tube protein Hcp: protein MPIVGYAQLGDPGDVPGEARGSDREDMFTIIGYGSGMTRKRERQAQGDAVTGQVLTHDVTLIKYNCLASINIMKALSLNMTFDTAKIMLSFEDEEEEVDYLTLDMNVVKVVEFSQMNDGSPDSPTRVVERVALTAESILYTYTAPKRSPKEGESLEFEHFLDPNNRP from the coding sequence ATGCCAATTGTAGGATACGCCCAGCTGGGCGACCCGGGAGATGTTCCGGGAGAGGCGCGGGGCAGCGACCGCGAAGATATGTTCACCATCATCGGATATGGCTCGGGAATGACACGCAAGCGCGAGCGCCAGGCTCAGGGCGATGCGGTCACGGGCCAGGTTCTGACCCATGATGTGACGCTCATCAAGTACAACTGTCTCGCATCGATCAACATCATGAAGGCGTTGTCGCTGAACATGACCTTTGACACCGCAAAGATCATGCTTTCCTTCGAAGATGAAGAAGAGGAAGTTGACTACTTGACGCTCGATATGAACGTGGTGAAGGTCGTGGAGTTCAGCCAGATGAACGACGGCAGCCCCGATAGCCCGACACGGGTTGTCGAGCGCGTTGCGCTCACGGCAGAAAGCATTCTTTATACCTACACTGCACCGAAACGCAGCCCGAAAGAAGGCGAGTCCCTGGAGTTCGAGCACTTCCTCGATCCCAACAACCGGCCGTGA